The following DNA comes from Mycobacteroides immunogenum.
CGCTGGTCGAAGTGCCCGCGCTCGCCATCTCATCGACCGACTGCCGAATCAGGGCAGGTCAGGCACGACCGATCTGGTACTTGGTGCCCGACGGTGTCGTGCAGTATGTCGCAAAACACCGCTTGTACAGCGAAAACAACGGAGAGCAGGGAGGCCCAGCATGACCGCCGCCGCAGAAGCCGTCGAGCTGGCCACACTGGCGGCGCAAGCCGCCGCTTCCAAGCTCGCCGCCGACGTCGTCGTCATTGATGTATCCGAACAACTGGTCATCACCGACTGTTTCGTCATCGCGTCGGCTGCCAATGAGCGTCAGGTGAACGCCATCGTCGACCAGGTCGAGGAGGTTCTGCGCCGGGCCGGTCACA
Coding sequences within:
- the rsfS gene encoding ribosome silencing factor — its product is MTAAAEAVELATLAAQAAASKLAADVVVIDVSEQLVITDCFVIASAANERQVNAIVDQVEEVLRRAGHKPVRREGGREGRWTLLDYVDVVVHVQHEEERNYYALERLWRDCPTIPVDLDALPAEYATDAEEGA